The Struthio camelus isolate bStrCam1 chromosome 17, bStrCam1.hap1, whole genome shotgun sequence genome window below encodes:
- the GAL3ST1 gene encoding galactosylceramide sulfotransferase isoform X2 — MMLHHGKHWRSMCKGLVLGTLLTSFMLLLYSYAIPPLQVSMTEIPIPYSCPSYPAQAKVPAEANGTRGSPGQGCLPKLDIMFMKTHKTASSTILNILFRFGEKHRLKFAFPNGRNDFYYPSYFERSQVQHYQPGMCFNIICNHMRFHYDEVRMLLPADTVFLTVLRDPAYLFESSFHYFGRVIPLTWKLTGEDKLAEFLRDPWHYYDPNGFNAHYLQNLLFFDLGYDNNMNANSPLVEQYFQEIDQRFHLVMLLEYFDESLVLLKDLLCWELEDILYFKLNARKGSTVSRLTPELYEKATSWNLIDAKLYRYFNATFWHKVDSYGRERMAKDVAELQRENEKMKSICIDGGHPVDASAIQESSMQPWQPLGEKSILGYNLKKKINKKHRKLCRKMLTPEIQYLTDLGVNLWITKLWSRVRDFLKW, encoded by the coding sequence GATCCCTATCCCCTATTCCTGCCCCTCCTACCCAGCCCAGGCCAAGGTGCCAGCAGAGGCAAATGGCACACGCGGCTCTCCAGGACAAGGCTGCCTGCCCAAGCTGGACATTATGTTCATGAAGACACACAAGACAGCCAGCAGCACCATCCTCAACATCCTCTTCCGCTTCGGAGAGAAGCATCGCCTCAAATTCGCCTTCCCCAACGGCCGCAATGACTTCTACTATCCCTCCTACTTTGAGCGGAGCCAGGTGCAGCACTACCAGCCAGGTATGTGCTTCAACATCATCTGCAACCACATGCGCTTCCACTACGACGAGGTGCGCATGCTCCTGCCGGCTGACACCGTCTTCTTGACGGTACTGCGGGACCCTGCCTACCTCTTCGAGTCTTCTTTCCACTACTTCGGGCGAGTCATCCCCCTCACCTGGAAGCTGACAGGGGAGGACAAGCTGGCAGAATTCCTCCGGGACCCCTGGCATTACTATGACCCTAATGGGTTCAACGCTCACTACCTCCAGAACCTCCTTTTCTTTGACTTGGGCTACGACAACAACATGAACGCCAATAGCCCGCTCGTGGAGCAGTACTTCCAAGAGATAGATCAGCGCTTCCACCTTGTCATGTTGCTCGAGTACTTTGATGAGTCCCTGGTGCTGCTGAAGGACctgctgtgctgggagctggaAGACATCCTCTACTTCAAGCTCAATGCCCGGAAGGGCTCCACTGTCTCCAGGCTGACACCTGAGCTCTATGAAAAGGCTACTTCTTGGAACCTCATCGACGCCAAACTCTATCGCTATTTTAATGCCACTTTCTGGCATAAGGTGGATAGCTATGGGAGGGAGCGAATGGCAAAGGATGTGGCTGAGCTGCAGCGGGAGAACGAGAAGATGAAAAGTATCTGCATTGATGGAGGTCACCCCGTGGATGCCAGCGCCATCCAGGAGTCCTCCATGCAGCCCTGGCAGCCGCTGGGGGAGAAGTCCATCCTGGGCTACAACTTGAAGAAGAAGATCAACAAGAAGCACCGGAAGCTGTGCCGCAAGATGCTGACACCTGAAATCCAGTACCTGACTGACCTAGGGGTCAACCTCTGGATCACCAAGCTGTGGAGCCGCGTGCGAGACTTCCTGAAGTGGTAG